TCAATCAATTACATAATGTCTGGAATAAAATGGAACCGGAaaaatgtcgacattgatgaaatatttataaacaaggtagcacttgagataaatgaggatctagaacccacatccatattagagtgcactcaaagtaaagattggcttaagtggaaagaagccattgatgtggagttaaactctttaaagaagagaagtgtgtttggtccgatcttaaggacgaCACCTAccattaaaccagttggacacaagtgggtctttgtaagaaagagaaatgagaaaaatgagatagtgagatacaaagcacggcttgtagcacaaggattctctcaaagacccggcatagattatgaggagacatactcccctgtgatggatgcaacgacttttagatatctaataagtctggccataagagaaaatttggatttacggttaatggatgttgtaaccgcctatttatatggtccactggataatgagatttatatgagattaccagagggtatagaacataaatgtaaaaatgGTACTCGAgaccaatactgcataaggctagacaaatcgctttatgggctgaaacaaagtggtcgaatgtggtataatcgcttaagtGATTATTTAGCTAAGAAAGGCTATAAGaacgacccaatcagtccatgtatattcataaagaagtttgcaaacaaaggatttgtgataagaGCAGTTTacgtggatgatttaaacatcttcggtacctctggggaaatcgcccaaactgtagaatacctcaagaaagaatttgagatgaaagacctaggcaaaacaaaattctgtttgggattgcagcttgagtacgtAAATAAtgggatccttgtgcatcaaaaggcatacacagaaaaagtactcaagagatttaatatggagcaagctcacccattgactagcccaatggttgttagaagcttagacttggataaagatccatttgctcctaagaaggccaatgaagaaattcttggacctgaagtgccttacctcagtgctataggagcgttaatgttcctgGCTAGTCATACTAGGCCGGACATAtgctttgccgtgaacctcctagcaagatatagttcttgtccaaCTATacggcactggaatggtattaaaCACGTACTACGGTACCTGCGAGGGacggttgattttggtttattttatactaaccataaccgaGACtgtctagttggttttgctgatgcaggttacctatccgatccacacaacggtaagtcacaaacaggttatgtgtttacgcacGGCGGTACGGCGATCTCTTGGCGTTCAATGAAGCAGACTCTTGTGGCCACATCGTCAAATCACGTGGAGATCCTAGCCATCCATGAacccagccgtgagtgtgtttggttgcggtctATGACTCAACATATTCGGACGGATAGCGGCTTAGAAGACAGCAAGGGAGCAACCGTCATCTACGAGGACAATACGGCTTGCATCGcccagctcaaggaaggatacatcaagggagatcggacgaagcacatactgccgaagttcttcttcacacatgaactacaaaaggccggagaagttcaagtggtgcaagtacagtcctgcgacaactcagccgatctcttcaccaaagcattgcCGACATCGACgttcaggaagctcacgcacaagattgggatgcggagacttcaggacttggagtgatgtttggatcagggggagcaatgtgtgctgtactctttttccttcaccaaggttttgtcccattgggttttcctggtaaggttttaatgaggcagcatcccctaagcacattgcagcgatcccatccaacatggcacggtcatctcgtccaagggggagtgttgtaaaacacttgtggaCTCCATAGACCGGCCCGCTCACAGTCCGTTAGGACATGGCCTTACGGCCCATTTACTGTCCGCACATGTACGACTCATCGGCCATAgctttacggcccatggccATTGCTTCACGGCCCATGGCCTATCttatgtactcgattgctttatgggctttagcccttgtactcctattatatatacttgtaaccTCGACATTAatcaataagactaagagatttcacttcctaaattctctagtttacaacagatatattattttgtcttgttTTCAATGGTATACCcttgtaatttcttacaaaacaaaggtttatTAGTTAAACGACTTTACAAATAATAGTAGGGATTGCGTTTACAATCATCTCAATCTaggttgtcaaaaaaaaaaaaaatcatctcaaTCTAGCttagtaatttaaattacaatcAATATAGCAATCTATGTTATAATGATTCGCTTAATATGGCATCTaggttattaaaataatatgatcgtctgaaaatattacaaatccaaTAGGGAGAAAAACCAAACTTAATACGCGATCATAGCAATTTTGGTGTGATTACAAATCCATTTGGTGTGATTTCTTTGGCATCTAGGTTTactaattttgtatttttcctaTATTGTATGATCCTAGCTACAGTTGTGGGCAATGCTGTTATGTTCTTCATGAAAGATGTGCGACTCTCCCTCGAAAAAGGAGTCATGTGTTCAACAACAAACCATTACGCTACACGTCGGAGATAAAGATTCTTCCAAAAACTGGTCTGAGTGTGATGCTTGTAGAACAGTCTCCAatggttttagccttttaggtACGTTTCTGGTGATTGGATTCAAGATGTTCTTTGCGGTTCAATATCAAAACCATTGCTCCATGATGGTCATTCACATCTTTTATTTTACTACAAAACGCAAGGCAAGTCGTCTTGCAGTTCGTGTCACAACAAAATGGCGAAACCTAGAGTCCTATGTTGTGATACTTGTGActttgatttggatttttacTGTGCTAATTTACCTGAAACGGTAAAACATAGCTGTGATGAGCATCCTCTTTCTCTATGCCACGGCGAGAATGATgtgatttatgaaaaaaaatattggtgtGATATGCGAAACCGAAACAGATTTAAAGAAATGGTTCTACACTTGTTATGACTGTGGGGTAACTTTACATGTCAAGTGTGTACTTGTAGACTTCTCACGTCTCATGCCAGGACGCAACATAAACGTTGATGGATATGAGTATGTAGTGGTTTCTAACAGCAAGAGTGTTCGACCGTTCTGCGACCAATGTCATTCTCGGTGTGAAGAACGCTTCATTTTAAAGGTAATTgcaatgttgttatttataatcTATGCATTGATGTCTACATTTGCTCACGTAAATGTTGCCAGCCCTTTCCTTTGAAGATTTAATACACTTGCTCGCATACAAGATTCAATATGGGTTCTGATGCAGTTGTAGTTTgaggttttaattttatttttatagttgATCATAATCAGTTTGCAGACATTGGAAGCAGATAAATAGTCTCAAACACATCAACTCAAATAGAGACTTTTCTACTCTTACTAACAACCTCTTCTTCCCCAATCAAAAGTGACTTGATGATCTTGTCAGTCATACCTTCCACAAACAGCAACAAATGTCCTGATCCAGAGATTTCATGGTAACGAATCCATGGCAGCTTTGACACGATACACCGTTGAAGCTTCACTGGCACAAACTTATCCTCGTCGCCTTGCCATACGTGAACCGAGCCATTCTTGTTCGGGAATGGATCTTGAAGATCTAATGGACTGAATCCCCAGCTTGAGAATCCGACATTCAAATCTCTGTGTAGGCTTACATAGTCACCTTGCTGTCTTGTGTATGCCtggaaaaacaaagaatcaacaCAGCATTTGATTCAAAATCATCTTCAGTGATAcagaaaccgaaccaaactgcACAAGTCTATAGATGTGCTTGTACCCGATTTGGATTGACGAATCCGAGTTTAGACAAGATCTCCATGTCCTGACGAGAGAAAATAATGGGATTACCAGCAATCACATTGGAGAAAGAGAACCATTTCTGAGTGTTCCACCAATATGTAAGCCAAGGAGCATAGTGAGCAACTCGAAGTGCCCATTGATCTGCAGGATACATAAGAGAGAAGGCTTCACTCGTTACATCTCCTGGTAAGTTTCTCCACCAGTAGTTAATCGCCGGAGCAACAAGTACTGCCCCTGCTAACCTGTTAACAAAGtccacaaccaaaacaaaacgtCCCACACTTCACAATACATCTTAGCCATTGTTTGAATCATttcaaacaaaaaggaaaaaatgtagTAGTACCTGTGAGGAATATAGTTAAGGCATGCCCAAGTGAGTTCACCACCCATGGAGAGACCAAAGAGATAGAACTTAGGTCCAAGTCCTAACCCATCAGCCAGCTCTTCTATATCCAATGCTATGCTTCTCGGTGACCCATTTAGGTTAGGATCACTCTCTCCGTAACCAGGACGGTCAAAAGACACAGTGTATATCTTCAATTCCTCCACAAGAGCCTTCAAAGTTATGCACAAAGACACAATTTTTTTACTCATTAGCTTCACCAAAAAgatacaaactttaaaaattttactacaCGGAATCGGTGATTGGACAAATGGGTAATCAGAGACTTGACCGGAAAACTTACCGGCGATAAGAAATGGGTGAACGGCGAGTCGTGCATACAAGAATCGAAGCCATGGATAAATATGATCTTGAACTTAGCTTCGTCTCTAGGGATTCCGAATTCCTTGTAAGCAAGATGTCTCCCGTCTCTCAGTTTGATCCTCGGCGATGTCACGGCTGCTCCACCGGGAGAGCCGACGATTTTAGCCGGTCGTGGTTGGATTGTTTGATAAACCCATGCCAAAGCTCCAACGAATGATACCAGTAGAATCGTTTTCAGATAACCTTCATAGAAATTTTGACTGTTTAGTgtgtaatttttaattaattttagttttaacca
The Camelina sativa cultivar DH55 chromosome 6, Cs, whole genome shotgun sequence genome window above contains:
- the LOC104791055 gene encoding uncharacterized protein LOC104791055, whose product is MSEAGTEREKKSAASAEAHTRGNNTQQSSSSGYLKTILLVSFVGALAWVYQTIQPRPAKIVGSPGGAAVTSPRIKLRDGRHLAYKEFGIPRDEAKFKIIFIHGFDSCMHDSPFTHFLSPALVEELKIYTVSFDRPGYGESDPNLNGSPRSIALDIEELADGLGLGPKFYLFGLSMGGELTWACLNYIPHRLAGAVLVAPAINYWWRNLPGDVTSEAFSLMYPADQWALRVAHYAPWLTYWWNTQKWFSFSNVIAGNPIIFSRQDMEILSKLGFVNPNRAYTRQQGDYVSLHRDLNVGFSSWGFSPLDLQDPFPNKNGSVHVWQGDEDKFVPVKLQRCIVSKLPWIRYHEISGSGHLLLFVEGMTDKIIKSLLIGEEEVVSKSRKVSI